One stretch of Tenacibaculum sp. MAR_2010_89 DNA includes these proteins:
- a CDS encoding PepSY domain-containing protein, with translation MTISIWRYSHLTLAISSFFFILIASLTGIVLAFEPISKKLEPYFIENLDTISVSETIISLHKKYDEIISLEIDENDFIKTSVITKEGNNDTFYVDPITGNKLGKPSKKKPIYKFATNLHRSLFLKSTGRFIIGFVSLLLCLIAVSGLILIIKRQGGFLKLFSKVIKENFEQYYHIIIGRYTLIPIIIITVTGIYLSLDKFSLLPSQKINHSIDFEGQKKSTIIFPENFLLFKNTKLSTVKSIEFPFSEDEEDYFLLKLQNKELVIHQYSGAILSTKSTNLTGFFLHWSLLLHTGKGSYIWASILLLSCLGILFFIYSGFIMTFTRKKNSIIPKNNIKKDAAEFVILVGSETGTTYSFANSLYKALLENKQKVFITSLNNYTTHKNCKYLIILTATYGEGEAPINAKTFLTKIKNDAINHTIKYAVVGFGSMAYPKFCEYAIEVNQTLQQQANYSPILPIYKINNQSFDAFKNWAIELGKKLELDLHLKQQVFKVNKQYKLAVTENTNINCDNTFLVHLQPSKKIKYTSGDLLSIRPKEDNIERLYSIGKVNQKILLSIKKHEFGICSNYLNTLNKNELVTASIKQNPSFYFPKKAKEIVLIANGTGIAPFLGMLHENHKQVKTHLFWGGRTEKSYKIYSKFIEDSIEKKQLHNLHIAYSQENTTKQYVQDIIAVNEEVIISVLKNKGCILICGSVAMMNATFKVIEKITVSKLHTPIDYFKKSNQIKTDCY, from the coding sequence ATGACCATTTCTATATGGAGATATAGCCACTTAACCTTGGCTATATCTTCTTTCTTTTTTATACTAATTGCTTCCTTAACAGGAATTGTTTTAGCTTTTGAACCTATTTCTAAAAAACTAGAACCTTATTTTATTGAGAATTTAGATACTATTTCAGTTTCAGAAACAATTATTTCTTTACACAAAAAATATGATGAAATTATCTCGCTTGAAATAGATGAGAACGATTTTATAAAAACTTCAGTAATTACTAAAGAAGGTAATAATGATACTTTTTATGTTGATCCAATAACAGGAAATAAGCTAGGTAAGCCTAGTAAGAAAAAGCCTATTTATAAATTTGCAACCAACTTACATCGTTCTTTATTTTTAAAATCAACAGGTAGATTTATTATTGGTTTCGTTTCTCTTCTACTTTGCTTAATTGCAGTTTCAGGACTTATTTTAATTATAAAAAGACAAGGTGGATTTCTTAAATTATTTTCTAAAGTAATAAAAGAGAATTTTGAGCAATATTATCATATTATTATCGGTAGATACACCTTAATTCCAATAATAATAATTACAGTTACTGGAATTTATTTATCCCTAGATAAATTTTCTCTTTTACCTTCACAAAAAATTAATCATTCAATTGATTTTGAAGGTCAAAAAAAATCTACAATAATTTTTCCTGAAAATTTTCTGTTATTTAAAAATACTAAACTAAGCACTGTTAAAAGTATCGAGTTTCCTTTTTCAGAAGATGAAGAAGATTACTTTCTTTTAAAATTACAAAACAAAGAATTAGTTATTCATCAATATTCAGGAGCTATTTTAAGTACTAAAAGCACTAATTTAACAGGCTTTTTTTTACATTGGAGTTTACTGTTACATACCGGAAAAGGTTCCTATATATGGGCAAGTATTTTATTACTTTCTTGTTTAGGAATTCTTTTTTTTATCTATTCAGGTTTTATAATGACCTTCACTAGGAAGAAAAACAGCATAATTCCTAAAAACAACATAAAAAAAGATGCTGCTGAATTTGTAATTCTTGTTGGTTCAGAAACTGGAACTACATATTCATTTGCAAACTCACTATACAAAGCTCTTTTAGAAAACAAACAAAAAGTATTTATTACTAGTTTAAACAACTATACTACTCACAAAAACTGTAAGTATTTGATAATTTTAACTGCTACTTATGGCGAAGGAGAAGCTCCAATCAATGCGAAAACATTTTTAACTAAAATTAAAAATGACGCTATAAATCACACCATAAAATATGCAGTTGTAGGCTTTGGCTCTATGGCTTATCCAAAGTTTTGTGAATATGCAATTGAGGTTAATCAAACATTACAACAACAAGCTAATTACTCCCCTATTCTTCCTATTTATAAAATAAACAACCAATCTTTTGATGCTTTTAAAAACTGGGCTATTGAATTAGGTAAAAAATTAGAGCTCGACTTACACCTAAAACAACAAGTATTTAAAGTAAATAAACAATATAAGCTTGCCGTTACTGAAAACACAAATATTAATTGTGACAACACTTTTTTAGTTCATTTACAACCTTCAAAAAAAATAAAATATACTTCAGGAGACTTATTATCTATCCGCCCAAAAGAAGATAATATTGAACGATTGTATTCTATCGGAAAAGTGAATCAAAAAATACTTTTAAGTATCAAAAAACATGAATTTGGTATTTGTTCAAATTACTTAAACACTCTAAATAAAAACGAATTAGTTACTGCGTCTATAAAACAAAATCCTTCTTTTTACTTTCCTAAAAAAGCTAAAGAAATTGTTTTGATAGCAAACGGTACTGGTATTGCTCCTTTTTTAGGAATGCTTCATGAAAACCACAAACAAGTAAAAACACATTTATTTTGGGGAGGTAGAACTGAAAAATCTTACAAGATATATTCTAAATTCATTGAAGATTCAATAGAAAAAAAACAACTCCATAACTTACATATTGCCTATTCTCAAGAAAATACCACCAAACAATATGTTCAAGATATTATAGCAGTAAATGAAGAGGTGATTATTTCAGTTCTAAAAAATAAAGGATGTATTTTAATTTGTGGTTCAGTTGCTATGATGAATGCAACATTTAAAGTTATTGAAAAAATAACTGTAAGTAAACTTCATACTCCTATAGATTACTTTAAAAAATCTAATCAAATAAAAACTGATTGTTATTAA
- a CDS encoding histidine kinase: MKFLKYIIYFFFLLKATSLIAQNNTFKNCTIKDGLPSNTITDIVQDNLGYIWFASNKGITQFDGNNYITFSRKEGLETNYITKLAPNKDSLLIGSSNNFFIKQHTKFQIFESKKINCISKIKDQVFLGTKKGIYRLRDDFLSPLRTNFQIDLTPINDIEFDGEFYWVATQKALWKIDDLLNPKLLKRIDLANYTALIIHNKQIIASTFNSGLKVIINDTIKTIHSTTKNIKGVKKISNQFWIYSNSNGIEVLDLDFSFIRKINKYNTLETNAISTIFQDNQRNIWIGTSDKGVYKQENKLQEENPIPLISFEDIEVVYKTIDSINFNSYKGILQIPPGKNHLAFTYKSIDINNPKKVYYRYKLNGDFSPWSNNNSVNLANLKAGNYTFSVQSKTANKQESKPIHFQFYIDKPFYKKNWFQWLAISILLLLSAYITYKYIKKIRRINKEKIMKLEIENHLLSLEQKALQLQMNPHFIFNVLNGIKALGNSGKLDDLNTTISKFSNLLRSILNTSRKEEVNLSEEIATLKNYISLEQQMSSSTFTYTIETKLSFDAEEVLIPPMLIQPFIENSIKHGIKNISEGKITIKFYDIKNYLHCEIIDNGIGVHQSKKNKKTNDHASLAIKVTKERIKNLTSNISIKIDEIIENNTVKGTKVWFKIPLKTDF; this comes from the coding sequence ATGAAGTTTTTAAAATACATTATTTATTTTTTCTTTTTATTAAAAGCTACATCATTAATTGCTCAAAACAATACTTTTAAAAACTGTACCATTAAAGATGGCTTGCCTAGTAATACTATTACAGATATAGTACAAGATAATCTTGGCTACATCTGGTTTGCTTCCAATAAAGGGATTACACAATTTGACGGAAATAACTACATTACTTTTTCAAGAAAAGAAGGTTTAGAAACTAATTACATAACTAAACTAGCTCCTAATAAGGATAGCCTTTTAATAGGTTCGTCAAATAACTTTTTTATTAAACAACATACTAAATTTCAAATTTTTGAAAGCAAAAAAATTAACTGTATTTCAAAAATTAAAGATCAAGTTTTTTTAGGTACTAAAAAGGGGATTTATCGTTTACGAGACGATTTCTTATCTCCTCTACGCACTAATTTTCAAATAGATTTAACCCCAATTAATGATATTGAATTCGATGGAGAGTTTTATTGGGTAGCCACTCAAAAAGCTTTATGGAAAATTGACGATTTATTAAACCCTAAGCTTCTTAAAAGAATAGATTTAGCTAATTACACAGCTCTTATTATTCATAATAAACAAATAATTGCTAGTACATTTAATAGCGGTTTAAAAGTAATTATAAACGACACTATTAAAACAATACATTCAACTACAAAAAACATAAAAGGAGTTAAAAAGATTAGTAATCAATTTTGGATATACTCAAATAGTAATGGTATAGAAGTTTTAGATTTAGACTTCTCTTTTATCAGAAAAATAAACAAATACAACACTCTTGAAACCAATGCTATTTCTACTATTTTTCAAGACAACCAACGTAACATTTGGATTGGAACCAGTGACAAAGGAGTTTATAAACAAGAAAACAAACTTCAAGAAGAAAACCCTATTCCTTTAATTTCTTTCGAAGATATTGAAGTAGTATATAAAACTATTGATAGTATTAACTTTAACAGTTATAAAGGAATTTTACAAATACCTCCTGGAAAAAACCATTTAGCTTTTACTTATAAATCAATTGATATAAACAATCCTAAAAAAGTTTATTATCGTTATAAATTAAATGGTGATTTTAGTCCTTGGTCCAACAATAACTCAGTAAACCTTGCTAATTTAAAAGCAGGTAATTATACCTTCTCTGTTCAATCAAAGACAGCAAATAAACAAGAAAGTAAACCTATTCATTTTCAGTTTTATATAGACAAACCTTTTTATAAAAAAAATTGGTTTCAATGGCTAGCTATTTCAATACTATTACTACTAAGTGCTTATATTACCTATAAATACATTAAAAAAATAAGACGGATAAACAAAGAGAAAATCATGAAACTAGAAATAGAAAATCATCTACTTTCTCTTGAGCAAAAGGCTTTACAACTTCAAATGAATCCTCACTTTATTTTTAATGTTCTTAACGGAATAAAAGCTTTGGGTAATTCAGGAAAGCTTGACGATTTAAATACCACAATTAGTAAATTTTCAAATCTATTACGCTCTATACTAAATACCTCAAGAAAAGAAGAAGTTAATTTATCAGAAGAAATAGCTACTTTAAAAAACTACATTTCTTTAGAACAACAAATGAGCAGTAGTACCTTTACTTATACTATAGAAACGAAACTTTCATTTGATGCTGAAGAAGTTCTAATACCACCTATGCTTATTCAACCTTTTATTGAAAACAGCATTAAACATGGTATAAAAAATATTAGCGAAGGAAAAATAACAATTAAGTTTTATGATATTAAAAATTACTTACATTGTGAAATTATTGATAACGGTATAGGCGTTCATCAATCAAAAAAGAATAAAAAAACAAATGACCATGCTTCTTTAGCCATTAAAGTTACTAAAGAACGTATTAAGAACTTAACTTCTAATATTTCTATAAAAATTGACGAAATAATAGAAAACAATACTGTAAAAGGAACAAAAGTTTGGTTTAAAATACCTTTAAAAACTGATTTTTAA
- a CDS encoding LytTR family DNA-binding domain-containing protein, producing MNKLTAILIDDISSALEMLQNDLELKHPEIEIIGTAKSVVEASKLLRKKQPDVLFLDIMLGDGTGFDILEIHPNLTSKVIFVTASDEYAIKAFKFAAIDYVLKPYSTDDLTNAIEKAKLQIIPNKEQLTVLQESISHPNQRPKKISLHSSDKIIVVNLDDIMHCKSDNNYTEFYMADHQKILVGKTLKYFSDILKEYGFIRVHQSHLINLQYVKEFIKSDGGYIVLQNNKTVPVSVRKRTEVIEALQKL from the coding sequence ATGAATAAACTCACTGCTATTCTTATTGATGATATATCTTCTGCACTAGAGATGTTGCAAAATGATTTAGAATTGAAACATCCAGAAATAGAAATTATAGGAACAGCAAAAAGTGTAGTTGAAGCTTCTAAATTACTCAGAAAAAAACAGCCCGATGTTTTATTTTTAGATATTATGTTGGGAGATGGTACTGGTTTTGATATCCTAGAAATTCACCCAAATTTAACCTCAAAAGTAATTTTTGTTACTGCTAGTGATGAATATGCTATAAAAGCCTTTAAGTTTGCTGCTATTGATTATGTTTTAAAACCTTATTCAACTGATGATTTAACCAATGCAATTGAAAAAGCAAAACTTCAAATTATTCCAAATAAAGAACAATTAACAGTTTTACAAGAATCAATATCACACCCTAACCAACGTCCTAAAAAAATCTCTCTACATTCATCAGATAAAATTATAGTAGTTAATTTAGATGATATTATGCATTGTAAGTCAGATAATAATTATACAGAATTTTATATGGCTGATCATCAAAAAATATTGGTAGGAAAAACATTAAAATATTTTTCAGACATTCTTAAAGAATATGGTTTTATAAGAGTTCACCAAAGCCATCTTATTAATTTACAGTACGTAAAAGAATTTATAAAATCTGACGGAGGATACATTGTGTTACAAAATAATAAAACAGTACCTGTATCAGTTCGTAAACGAACAGAAGTTATTGAAGCACTTCAAAAGCTATAA
- a CDS encoding YqgE/AlgH family protein: MDVLKPQKGRLLIAEPSILNDNSFKRAIVLLTEHSETSSVGFILNRPLHYTLSDLVPDINCDFTVYQGGPVEQDNLYFIHKIPELLPNSVEVTDGIYWGGNFNYLKEHLNNHKVKPSDIRFFLGYSGWEPTQLDDELNTNSWFISKNKYPNILAINNKTFWKDQLLKKGGEYKIWANAPSDVQLN; encoded by the coding sequence ATGGATGTATTAAAACCTCAAAAAGGAAGATTATTAATAGCTGAACCTTCTATTTTAAATGACAATTCTTTTAAAAGAGCTATTGTATTACTCACTGAGCATTCAGAGACGAGTTCTGTTGGTTTTATTTTAAACAGACCTTTACATTATACTCTTAGTGATTTAGTTCCAGATATTAATTGTGATTTCACCGTATACCAAGGTGGCCCTGTTGAACAGGATAACTTATATTTTATTCATAAAATTCCTGAATTGTTACCTAATAGCGTAGAAGTAACTGATGGTATATATTGGGGAGGTAACTTTAATTACTTAAAAGAACACCTTAATAACCATAAAGTAAAGCCTAGTGACATTCGTTTTTTCTTAGGATATTCTGGATGGGAACCTACTCAATTAGATGATGAATTAAACACGAATTCTTGGTTTATTTCTAAAAATAAATATCCTAACATATTAGCAATTAACAACAAAACCTTTTGGAAAGATCAGCTTCTAAAAAAAGGAGGTGAATATAAAATATGGGCAAATGCACCTAGTGATGTACAGTTAAATTAA
- a CDS encoding aminotransferase class IV — translation MVNFNGTIISPKELQISHENRAFKYGDGVFETIKVENNRVIFFEDHYFRLMASMRMLRMKIPMEFTLEFLQDEILKTVKENITQNTSSRVKLTVFRKDGGLYTPKTNEIDYLIDVKPISLEEKDSYTIDLYKDFYNYSGLLSTVKTTNRMVNTLASIFAKENDFDNCILLNERKGVVEVTNGNIFIVKGNTIKTPALTEGCIKGVIRKKIIEIVTKHPDFTIEETTISPFEIQKADEVFITNAIVGITSVTNYRKKTFDNSIAQKLKNSLKVTSLTMS, via the coding sequence ATGGTAAACTTTAACGGAACAATTATATCACCTAAAGAATTGCAAATATCTCATGAAAACAGAGCTTTTAAATATGGAGATGGGGTTTTTGAAACGATAAAGGTTGAAAATAATAGAGTTATTTTTTTTGAAGATCACTATTTTAGGCTAATGGCTTCAATGAGAATGTTACGTATGAAAATTCCTATGGAGTTTACTCTTGAGTTTTTACAAGATGAAATATTAAAAACGGTAAAGGAAAATATAACTCAAAATACTAGTAGTAGAGTAAAGTTAACTGTTTTTAGAAAAGATGGAGGTTTGTATACTCCAAAAACTAATGAAATTGATTATTTAATAGATGTTAAGCCAATTAGTTTAGAAGAAAAGGATAGCTATACCATTGATTTATATAAAGATTTTTACAACTATTCGGGATTACTATCTACGGTAAAAACAACCAATAGAATGGTAAATACCTTGGCTTCAATTTTTGCAAAAGAAAATGATTTCGACAATTGTATTTTATTAAATGAGCGTAAAGGAGTTGTTGAGGTTACCAATGGAAATATATTTATAGTTAAAGGGAACACTATCAAAACACCCGCTTTAACTGAAGGTTGTATAAAAGGAGTAATTAGAAAAAAAATAATAGAGATCGTTACTAAACATCCTGACTTTACCATAGAAGAAACTACTATTTCTCCATTTGAAATTCAAAAAGCAGACGAAGTTTTTATAACAAATGCCATTGTTGGTATAACATCAGTTACGAACTACCGTAAAAAAACATTTGATAATTCAATTGCGCAAAAACTAAAAAATAGTTTAAAGGTTACTAGTTTAACAATGAGTTAA
- a CDS encoding START-like domain-containing protein, with amino-acid sequence MSKVKFELEFPIHASPSMLYQYLATPAGLEEWFADRVNSRGKLITFIWDDSEEEAKIMASKTDERIKFKWTESEGDESYFEFKIQVDPITKDVAVLVTDFADDEDDAEEAKMLWTNQIEELKHTIGA; translated from the coding sequence ATGAGTAAAGTTAAATTTGAATTAGAGTTTCCAATTCATGCTTCACCAAGCATGTTATATCAATATTTAGCAACACCAGCAGGATTAGAAGAATGGTTTGCTGATAGAGTGAATTCTAGAGGTAAATTAATTACCTTCATTTGGGATGACTCTGAGGAAGAGGCTAAAATAATGGCCAGTAAAACTGACGAACGCATAAAATTTAAGTGGACAGAAAGTGAAGGTGATGAAAGTTATTTTGAGTTTAAAATACAAGTCGATCCTATTACTAAAGATGTAGCCGTGCTTGTTACTGATTTTGCCGACGATGAAGACGATGCGGAAGAGGCCAAAATGTTGTGGACAAACCAAATTGAAGAATTAAAACACACTATTGGGGCTTAA
- a CDS encoding tyrosine-type recombinase/integrase, producing MKKIISLSNGCSTTYPTPIPKNWKTGGKETLLKEWVIYYYFFDPLYKEQYPKGKRIRMKGMNDFKTLGERREATQILIDGLVSKLVNENWNPITKKYMEVKNSINQNSTLIDSLEYYLKIKKISDSYRTDITSMVKFLKVSIHALQLQYKSISQIARKDIKALLRHQQETRNISNYKYNKYKAQLSALFGDMIEDEVLEHNPTYKIKKLTTDKLLREILSEEDRKRVHFHLKSKYYTFWRFMMIFYSSGSRVSEILQIQVKDVNINKLEFKVFIKKGQQHKEVLKPINKNFAHLWIEVINEQKANTTTLNPNDYLFSKGLSKGKNPIRYEQITRRWKTHVKNQLNITADFYSLKHLYGDKISEQLDIAHAQKLNSHTSSKMMKEHYAVNEKQRTINRLKNVDASFYEGK from the coding sequence ATGAAAAAAATTATTTCACTTTCAAATGGTTGTTCAACAACTTACCCTACCCCTATTCCTAAAAATTGGAAAACTGGAGGTAAAGAAACACTTTTAAAAGAATGGGTTATTTACTATTATTTCTTTGATCCATTATATAAAGAACAATATCCAAAAGGAAAAAGAATACGCATGAAAGGGATGAACGATTTCAAAACTTTAGGCGAACGAAGAGAAGCTACACAAATTTTAATTGACGGCTTAGTAAGTAAACTAGTAAACGAAAACTGGAATCCTATTACTAAAAAATATATGGAAGTTAAAAACTCCATTAATCAAAATAGCACGTTAATAGATTCTTTAGAGTATTACCTAAAAATTAAAAAAATTTCTGATAGCTATAGAACCGACATTACTTCTATGGTTAAATTTTTAAAGGTTTCTATACATGCATTGCAGCTGCAATACAAATCTATAAGTCAAATAGCAAGAAAAGATATAAAAGCACTTCTAAGGCATCAGCAAGAAACCAGGAATATTTCAAACTATAAATACAATAAGTATAAGGCTCAATTAAGTGCTTTATTTGGAGATATGATTGAAGATGAAGTTTTGGAACACAACCCTACTTATAAAATTAAAAAGCTAACAACCGATAAACTATTACGTGAAATTTTATCTGAAGAAGACAGAAAACGAGTGCATTTTCATTTAAAATCTAAGTATTACACTTTTTGGCGCTTTATGATGATCTTTTACTCAAGCGGATCAAGAGTATCTGAAATACTTCAGATACAAGTAAAAGATGTGAACATAAATAAGCTTGAGTTTAAGGTTTTTATTAAAAAAGGACAACAACATAAAGAAGTACTAAAACCCATAAATAAAAACTTTGCACACCTATGGATAGAGGTTATTAATGAACAAAAAGCAAATACAACCACCTTAAATCCTAACGATTATTTATTTTCAAAAGGACTATCAAAAGGTAAAAATCCTATTAGGTACGAGCAAATTACCAGGCGTTGGAAAACCCACGTAAAAAACCAACTAAATATAACAGCCGATTTTTACTCATTAAAACATTTATACGGTGATAAAATTTCTGAACAACTAGATATTGCACACGCTCAAAAACTAAACTCTCATACTTCTAGTAAAATGATGAAAGAACATTATGCAGTTAACGAAAAGCAACGTACCATTAATAGATTAAAAAATGTGGATGCTTCTTTTTATGAGGGAAAATAA
- a CDS encoding helix-turn-helix domain-containing protein: MELGTAIKKLRKEKNINQKLLAEKCNISVNALCNIEKNISFPQKRTIDSICEALSIPLSYLLFFSITEDDIPNESKVAFSSLNNAVKAVLLDSISLK, encoded by the coding sequence ATGGAGTTAGGTACAGCAATTAAAAAATTGAGAAAAGAAAAAAATATTAACCAAAAACTATTAGCTGAGAAGTGTAATATTTCGGTTAATGCTCTTTGTAATATTGAAAAAAATATTTCTTTTCCTCAAAAAAGAACCATTGATAGTATTTGTGAGGCATTATCTATTCCTCTTTCGTATTTGTTGTTTTTTTCTATTACAGAAGATGATATTCCAAATGAAAGTAAAGTAGCTTTTTCCTCATTAAATAATGCTGTCAAAGCAGTTTTACTGGATTCTATTTCTCTTAAGTAA